A window of the Dongshaea marina genome harbors these coding sequences:
- a CDS encoding non-ribosomal peptide synthetase, whose product MTKNIQDIIRTQGLDELKKLARKKKKNAKEITNKLITPNLGGSRESFPLTSSQKSIWILEQYLDDNKVYNNPVGMICNMGREIEPNLVENVLRFLTKKHDLLRTTFHMQDNEVIQRVSQDVRLDFHFDDISHLSKDEQEPLIYEAAIKDGRKSFDLSQGPLSCWRIIRTELHTYVFLMNFHHIISDGWTVSIFFKEFMETYLKFKNNINPQPVLELQFSDYALAESRWYQEGKYKHGLEFWKKKLEGFQGSLELVTDRPRPAKMTTAGSIVSEPFGYDFIQRLQSCAAKNGATMFHVILAAYQLLLHKYSRQQDIIIGVPFANRNYPETQNMMGLFMNTLPLRFEVNSASRLSSVIEAAKTESEQSIPHQDIPLNYILDQISYVRDPQVNPLYQAILTYQVYPQARNNQWFSYKPLKVDYGVSKLDLNLWVEEDTDGLLFTMNYNTDLFERKTIQRMLIDLRTIMTALIEQPSLTVGELSLLSDKEKKQLLGKCQPDYKKSFSPVHVLFEKAVLKQPKAIAVQCDGKTLSYEQLNKQANRLAHQLLLSGLEVGQCVALFMEKSERCVVALLAVMKAGGCYVPIDITLPQQAVDYILSDSQAKFILVDGNNPITTLSCIDVQGNEGVTSENNPGFLKLQGNSPAYIIYTSGSSGVPKGVCVGHSQLSNYCQAIQPVLNQVAGARYGIFSSFSTDLAHTMLFPSLLNLGQLEILTSNILDDPTALFHYLKSSPLDTIKITPTYLAALLQSPNARCILPNRLLVIGGERAPISLIRRIYQLDPACRVINHYGPTECTIGVTTYNVPDVLEELHSEYLPIGKPLLNSHILILDEELQLVPVGQPGEIYIGGAQLANGYLGLEEQNSHSFIDHPYLNGERLYRSGDKGRLLSDGNFEFLGRLDRQCKIRGYRVELAEIERAIQALPYVTHVAVCQREMNKDQLVLVAYWCGNREVEQGKLKAALRDELPQYMQPEVWVWLESMPFSASGKIDYRALPQPVPKVHRHLSDSDSETMKQLYELYLQVLNLEDIDIQEGFLNLGGNSISALKLVIEINKHFSQDLSLVQLLQNSSVSEMASLLELRETQTSSALVMLNAGSPNDMPTLLLIHPAGGNILCYNALAQELGEGYPIYGIQVADFEFNHDYNHDIKKLATHYLQEAGDIVQCSNLILGGWSLGATIAFEMACQLAADFSITPDVLILDQPAPKVNIDGSTMMSENDRLAYFAQKVELFTGTSFNISGLELAEMTESQRSERFLVDFKRAGLVPDNISSDDFRYFLSILRTHIYATDQYHGQRYSGRIFVAEAMEILPGRRELDESGLGWQQFSEQKITIIESPGNHISMMNIPNISSVSRKLKEFLL is encoded by the coding sequence ATGACTAAAAATATTCAAGATATTATAAGAACACAGGGTCTGGATGAGCTTAAGAAACTAGCAAGAAAGAAGAAAAAAAATGCTAAAGAAATAACAAATAAACTAATCACTCCGAACTTAGGTGGCTCTAGAGAGTCCTTTCCTCTAACTAGCTCACAGAAAAGCATTTGGATTCTTGAGCAGTATCTCGATGATAATAAGGTTTACAATAATCCAGTTGGTATGATCTGTAATATGGGGCGGGAGATTGAACCGAATTTGGTCGAAAATGTTCTGAGGTTTCTAACGAAAAAGCATGATTTACTACGCACGACTTTTCATATGCAAGATAATGAAGTAATTCAACGAGTGTCTCAGGATGTCCGTCTTGATTTTCACTTTGATGATATTTCACACTTATCAAAAGATGAACAAGAACCACTAATATATGAAGCTGCAATAAAAGATGGACGGAAATCTTTTGATTTATCTCAGGGGCCTTTATCATGCTGGAGAATTATAAGGACTGAACTTCATACATATGTTTTTTTGATGAACTTTCATCATATTATATCGGACGGTTGGACAGTAAGTATCTTCTTTAAAGAGTTCATGGAAACTTACTTAAAATTTAAGAATAATATAAATCCCCAACCTGTATTAGAGCTTCAATTTTCAGATTATGCACTTGCGGAAAGTCGTTGGTATCAAGAAGGAAAGTACAAGCATGGACTTGAGTTTTGGAAAAAAAAACTCGAGGGATTCCAAGGTTCTCTCGAGCTAGTGACTGATCGACCTCGGCCAGCCAAAATGACTACTGCAGGAAGCATTGTCAGCGAGCCCTTTGGCTACGACTTCATTCAACGACTACAATCCTGTGCAGCGAAGAATGGAGCAACGATGTTTCATGTAATTTTAGCTGCATATCAATTATTACTGCACAAGTACAGCAGGCAACAGGATATAATTATTGGTGTACCATTTGCAAACCGAAATTATCCCGAAACCCAGAATATGATGGGTTTGTTCATGAACACATTACCGCTTCGTTTTGAAGTTAATTCAGCCTCAAGGTTATCCAGCGTGATCGAGGCGGCCAAAACTGAGAGTGAGCAATCGATCCCGCACCAAGATATCCCACTCAACTACATTTTGGATCAGATCTCCTATGTGAGAGATCCGCAGGTGAATCCTCTTTACCAAGCTATTTTAACCTATCAAGTATACCCACAAGCTCGCAACAATCAATGGTTTAGTTATAAACCTCTTAAAGTCGATTATGGTGTTTCCAAGCTTGATTTGAACCTCTGGGTCGAGGAGGACACAGACGGTCTTCTTTTCACTATGAATTACAATACTGACTTATTTGAACGTAAAACGATCCAGCGAATGCTGATAGATTTAAGAACGATCATGACGGCTCTTATTGAACAACCCAGTTTGACGGTGGGCGAATTATCACTATTAAGTGATAAAGAAAAAAAACAGCTGCTGGGTAAGTGTCAACCGGATTATAAAAAATCTTTCTCCCCCGTACATGTTCTATTTGAAAAGGCAGTCCTTAAGCAGCCCAAAGCCATTGCAGTTCAATGTGATGGTAAGACACTTAGTTATGAGCAGCTCAATAAGCAAGCAAATCGCTTGGCACATCAGCTATTGCTATCAGGATTAGAAGTAGGTCAATGTGTCGCATTGTTTATGGAGAAGAGCGAGCGTTGCGTTGTAGCATTGCTTGCTGTAATGAAGGCTGGCGGGTGCTATGTTCCTATTGATATCACTCTTCCACAGCAAGCTGTTGATTATATTTTATCTGATTCGCAAGCAAAATTTATATTGGTCGATGGTAATAACCCTATAACGACTCTATCTTGTATTGATGTCCAAGGCAATGAGGGAGTGACCTCTGAAAATAATCCTGGTTTTTTAAAATTACAAGGAAACTCACCTGCCTACATCATATATACCTCTGGTAGTAGTGGTGTTCCTAAAGGTGTTTGCGTGGGGCATTCTCAGCTGAGTAATTACTGTCAAGCTATTCAACCTGTGCTCAATCAAGTTGCTGGTGCCCGGTATGGAATTTTTTCATCATTCAGCACTGATCTTGCCCATACCATGTTATTTCCTTCACTACTTAATTTGGGGCAACTGGAAATCCTAACCTCAAATATTCTAGATGACCCAACAGCGTTGTTTCACTATTTGAAGTCATCTCCACTGGATACTATTAAAATCACACCGACGTATTTGGCAGCCTTATTACAATCTCCCAATGCCAGGTGTATTTTACCAAATCGCTTATTAGTGATTGGTGGAGAGCGAGCTCCTATCTCTCTGATTAGGCGTATTTATCAGCTTGATCCGGCATGCCGTGTTATCAATCATTATGGTCCAACGGAATGTACCATAGGTGTGACAACCTATAATGTACCCGATGTTCTGGAAGAGCTGCATAGTGAGTATCTGCCAATAGGCAAACCATTATTGAATAGCCATATATTGATTTTGGATGAGGAGCTCCAGCTGGTTCCGGTTGGACAGCCGGGTGAGATCTATATTGGGGGGGCTCAGTTGGCAAATGGGTATCTAGGGCTGGAGGAACAAAACTCCCATAGTTTTATTGATCATCCTTACCTCAATGGGGAGCGCCTCTATCGTAGTGGGGATAAAGGACGTTTATTGTCAGATGGAAATTTCGAGTTTCTTGGCCGGCTTGATCGTCAGTGTAAAATTAGAGGGTACAGAGTAGAGCTCGCTGAGATAGAGCGTGCTATTCAGGCATTACCTTATGTTACTCATGTTGCTGTCTGCCAACGTGAGATGAATAAAGATCAACTTGTTCTCGTTGCATATTGGTGTGGGAATAGAGAAGTAGAACAAGGCAAGCTTAAAGCAGCATTGAGGGATGAGTTACCTCAATATATGCAACCTGAAGTGTGGGTATGGCTGGAATCTATGCCATTTAGTGCTAGTGGAAAAATTGACTATAGAGCTCTGCCACAGCCTGTACCAAAGGTACATCGTCATCTTTCTGACTCGGATAGTGAAACAATGAAGCAGCTGTATGAGCTGTATCTTCAAGTATTGAATCTTGAAGATATTGATATTCAAGAAGGATTCTTAAATCTTGGTGGTAATTCAATTAGCGCCTTGAAGCTTGTGATAGAGATAAATAAACATTTCTCTCAGGATCTATCACTGGTACAACTATTACAAAATAGTAGTGTAAGTGAAATGGCTTCTTTACTTGAGTTGCGGGAAACGCAAACTAGTTCAGCACTGGTTATGCTCAATGCAGGATCTCCAAATGATATGCCGACCTTATTGTTAATTCATCCTGCGGGAGGGAATATATTATGCTATAACGCATTAGCTCAAGAGCTTGGCGAGGGTTATCCTATATATGGAATTCAGGTGGCTGATTTTGAATTTAATCATGACTACAATCATGATATCAAAAAGCTAGCTACTCACTACCTTCAAGAGGCGGGAGATATAGTACAGTGCTCTAATCTCATTTTAGGTGGTTGGTCATTGGGGGCTACGATAGCTTTTGAGATGGCATGTCAACTTGCAGCTGATTTCTCTATTACACCAGATGTTCTTATTTTGGATCAGCCTGCACCAAAGGTAAATATAGATGGTTCGACAATGATGTCTGAAAATGACAGATTAGCCTATTTTGCTCAAAAGGTGGAGTTATTTACAGGTACAAGTTTCAATATTTCAGGTTTAGAGCTGGCGGAGATGACTGAATCTCAAAGATCTGAGCGATTTTTAGTAGATTTTAAGCGAGCAGGTTTGGTTCCTGATAATATAAGTAGTGATGATTTTCGATATTTTCTGAGTATTCTACGTACACATATCTACGCGACTGATCAATATCATGGACAGAGGTACAGCGGCAGGATTTTTGTTGCTGAAGCTATGGAAATTTTACCTGGTCGTAGAGAACTTGATGAATCTGGGTTAGGTTGGCAGCAATTTTCTGAACAGAAAATCACTATTATTGAGTCGCCAGGTAATCACATCTCAATGATGAATATTCCAAATATTTCGAGTGTTAGCAGAAAATTGAAGGAATTTCTGTTATGA
- a CDS encoding phosphopantetheine-binding protein has protein sequence MSTIEEHNVMSKNKIVNTSEVEQKIISIWRDVLNSQALSSDENFFDAGGNSLLMSKVHRQIRNKLEIPISIIDLFQYPTVKMISEIICEKHKKSLAA, from the coding sequence TTGTCAACCATTGAGGAACATAATGTTATGTCAAAAAACAAAATAGTTAATACTTCCGAAGTAGAGCAGAAGATAATCTCTATATGGAGAGATGTCCTTAATTCTCAGGCATTATCCAGTGATGAAAATTTTTTTGATGCGGGAGGTAATTCACTGCTTATGTCAAAAGTTCATAGACAGATTAGAAATAAACTGGAGATACCTATATCAATCATTGATTTGTTTCAGTATCCAACAGTGAAAATGATCAGTGAGATAATCTGCGAAAAGCATAAGAAGTCACTGGCGGCATAG
- a CDS encoding type I polyketide synthase yields the protein MKHQPKLRDKDIAIVGMSGRFPGAEDINKFWNNLCAGLETISTFTDQELRESGIDEELIASESYIRRRGILGDAQEFDANFFDITPRDAEIMDPQHRVFLECSWHAFEDAGYVPASYPGKVGVFGGTGTAWHLNKVHSHPDVQQYASGASVVTNNDKDYVTTRVSYKLNLKGPSVNVQTACSTAMVAVVMGVNSLLSGESDLIVAGGVSVDTPERYGYPYMQGGMESADGRCYAFDSRANGTVFSRGVGVVLLKRLQDAVRDGDHIYSVIKGGAINNDGNLKAGFTAPSIEGQVEVAKQAIKNSEIDVSNIQFVEAHGTATALGDPIEFTSLSKTFRSFTDKKQFCRLGSVKTNIGHTDAASGVASLIKASMALEKGELPESLHFVSPNSNIDFEDSPFVMNTELSEINSSVLKSNALVNSFGVGGTNACVILETKPDLPCSDPHLGPFVLPFSAKSRQALDAMKRRMCDYLKGNNNVNLADVSYTLQRGRQQFNYSTIITGNGCDELIEKLQKPSSIISKTIDNRKSLVFMFPGQGNQYTNMGRDLYDAYPVFKEVMDRCCRYLYSELKLDLKSVIFSDDVHNNTRINETQFTQPALFIIEYSLAQLWMSWGIKPDVMVGHSVGEYVAACIAGVFSLEDALKAVALRGKLVQALPAGSMLAVLMDETSLNKRLQESKLEIAAVNYPDLCVVAGELDAIEEFQRQLEDENVFCKHLDTSHGFHSYMMEPILDEFREVVDNIQLSSPTIPFVSSVTGEWISENLAKDSDYWVRHVRNPVLFSHAFKRLVSEDPGNFICLEMGPGRSLESAAKQHFRDDDSTIPLIFSSLPIAKEVKDTGEYLLNTLGSLWASGFEVSWEKLYQGEVRHRIPLPGYPFERKEFKLPSIQQDKVSSGGMDTRSVNIRKRKKTDIGDWFYMPAWKKTIPASFMSGSRVDSKEESWLLFADEEGVFENIKQQLIEVGHNVEVVFKGDSYQDDISDNSYIIDPRSREDYIQLLKSIKKKGFRPTRIINLWNLSTKTKTKTKTKIIDFVSYGQNLQLDSFYSPLYLQQALVIENLLEDLHLLFVTNNIFSIVNEKVESPEKSLLVGPSRVFYHEYSEVQCHLVDIDMSGDMLPEEIANHIIAESNISTHGNLVVYRGGSRWEEDYKSVNLKPDDSGIPATFNDDGTYLITGGLGGLGMLIAGQVSEVSNASLILTYRTGLPPREEWNSWIQTHPVDDPVSEKIAGILRLEERGNQVHLVEVDVCNYADMRDMLFQFPRIDGVFHTAGIAGGGIIPFKTDQECASVLDPKILGCLILDDLMKDYQPEFFILFSSITSILGDEARIDYCSGNAFMDVFSQYRNQRRSGRTVSLNWGKWGMLVWLFAGEKS from the coding sequence ATGAAGCATCAACCAAAGCTCCGTGATAAGGATATTGCCATTGTAGGAATGTCTGGTCGATTTCCCGGTGCTGAAGATATTAATAAATTCTGGAATAATCTTTGCGCAGGACTAGAGACAATCAGTACTTTTACTGATCAGGAGCTGAGAGAATCAGGTATTGATGAGGAACTTATTGCTTCAGAGAGTTATATACGTCGCCGCGGTATCTTAGGGGATGCTCAGGAGTTTGATGCCAATTTTTTTGATATAACTCCGCGTGATGCAGAAATAATGGATCCCCAGCACAGAGTTTTTTTAGAGTGTAGCTGGCATGCTTTTGAAGACGCAGGTTATGTTCCCGCATCATATCCGGGTAAAGTTGGGGTATTTGGAGGAACAGGGACTGCCTGGCATCTTAACAAGGTTCACTCTCATCCAGACGTTCAACAGTATGCCAGTGGCGCCTCTGTTGTGACGAATAATGACAAAGATTATGTGACGACAAGGGTGTCATACAAATTGAATCTCAAAGGTCCTAGTGTCAATGTGCAAACCGCATGTTCCACAGCGATGGTTGCAGTTGTAATGGGAGTCAATAGCCTTTTAAGTGGTGAGAGTGATCTCATTGTAGCAGGTGGAGTTTCCGTTGATACACCCGAACGCTATGGCTATCCATACATGCAAGGGGGAATGGAATCAGCAGATGGGCGCTGTTATGCCTTTGATTCCAGAGCAAATGGAACAGTATTTAGCAGGGGTGTTGGTGTTGTGCTGCTAAAGCGCTTACAAGATGCAGTCAGAGATGGCGACCATATATATTCGGTTATTAAAGGTGGTGCCATTAATAATGATGGGAACTTAAAAGCTGGATTTACTGCTCCAAGTATTGAGGGGCAGGTTGAAGTCGCTAAACAAGCAATCAAAAATTCTGAAATAGATGTTTCTAATATTCAGTTTGTGGAAGCTCATGGCACAGCAACCGCATTGGGTGATCCAATCGAGTTTACATCATTATCCAAAACTTTTCGCAGCTTTACCGATAAGAAACAGTTTTGCCGTCTAGGTTCAGTTAAAACAAATATTGGTCACACTGATGCAGCATCAGGTGTTGCTAGCCTAATTAAAGCATCTATGGCACTTGAGAAAGGTGAGCTACCAGAGTCGCTGCATTTTGTTTCTCCAAATTCTAATATTGATTTTGAAGATAGTCCGTTTGTAATGAATACTGAGCTAAGTGAGATTAACTCATCAGTATTAAAGAGCAATGCTTTAGTTAATTCATTTGGGGTTGGAGGAACGAATGCATGTGTAATCCTTGAAACGAAACCGGATTTGCCTTGTAGTGACCCACACCTAGGCCCATTTGTTTTGCCTTTTTCAGCTAAAAGTCGTCAGGCTCTGGATGCAATGAAGCGTCGGATGTGTGATTACTTGAAAGGTAATAATAATGTTAATCTTGCTGATGTATCCTACACGCTTCAAAGAGGCAGGCAACAGTTTAATTACTCAACTATTATAACTGGAAATGGATGTGATGAACTTATAGAAAAGTTACAGAAGCCCTCGTCAATTATTTCAAAAACCATTGATAATCGCAAGTCTTTGGTGTTTATGTTTCCTGGACAGGGGAACCAATATACAAATATGGGCAGGGACCTTTATGATGCATATCCGGTGTTCAAAGAAGTGATGGATCGTTGTTGTCGCTATTTATATAGCGAGCTTAAGTTAGATTTAAAATCAGTGATTTTTTCAGATGATGTTCATAATAACACTCGTATCAACGAAACACAGTTTACTCAGCCCGCATTATTTATTATTGAATATAGCTTGGCACAGCTATGGATGTCATGGGGCATTAAACCTGATGTGATGGTTGGCCACAGTGTCGGTGAATATGTCGCTGCGTGTATTGCGGGAGTTTTTTCATTGGAGGATGCCTTGAAAGCTGTTGCGTTGCGAGGGAAGCTTGTTCAGGCCTTACCTGCAGGTTCAATGCTGGCAGTACTAATGGATGAAACGTCTCTGAATAAGAGGCTACAAGAGAGTAAGCTGGAAATTGCAGCTGTTAATTATCCAGACTTGTGTGTAGTCGCAGGAGAATTAGATGCGATCGAAGAATTCCAGCGACAGTTAGAGGACGAGAACGTTTTCTGCAAGCATTTAGATACATCGCATGGCTTCCACTCCTATATGATGGAGCCAATACTTGATGAATTTAGAGAGGTGGTTGATAATATTCAACTGTCTTCACCTACCATTCCATTTGTGTCATCAGTGACGGGGGAATGGATAAGTGAAAACCTTGCGAAAGATAGTGATTACTGGGTTCGCCACGTTCGAAATCCTGTTTTATTCTCTCATGCCTTTAAAAGGTTGGTTTCTGAAGATCCTGGTAACTTTATTTGCCTGGAAATGGGCCCAGGGCGTTCTTTAGAATCTGCGGCGAAACAGCACTTTCGGGATGATGACAGTACTATCCCACTCATTTTTTCATCACTACCTATTGCGAAAGAGGTCAAAGACACTGGTGAATATTTACTTAATACTCTCGGTAGTCTATGGGCAAGCGGTTTTGAGGTTTCTTGGGAAAAACTTTACCAAGGAGAAGTTCGCCATCGAATTCCTCTTCCAGGATACCCGTTTGAGCGTAAAGAATTTAAGTTGCCATCAATTCAGCAAGATAAAGTGAGTAGTGGAGGAATGGATACTAGATCGGTCAATATTAGGAAGCGTAAAAAAACGGATATTGGTGATTGGTTTTATATGCCGGCCTGGAAGAAAACTATTCCCGCAAGCTTTATGTCGGGCAGCCGTGTTGATTCGAAAGAGGAAAGCTGGCTCTTATTTGCAGATGAAGAGGGCGTATTTGAAAATATAAAACAGCAGCTTATCGAAGTAGGACATAATGTAGAAGTTGTATTTAAAGGCGATTCCTATCAGGATGATATTTCTGATAATAGCTATATTATCGATCCGCGGAGTCGTGAAGATTATATTCAACTACTTAAGTCTATTAAGAAAAAAGGTTTTCGTCCAACCCGTATCATCAATCTGTGGAATCTTTCAACAAAAACAAAAACAAAAACAAAAACAAAAATTATTGATTTTGTTTCGTATGGTCAAAATTTACAGTTGGATTCATTTTATAGCCCTCTCTATCTTCAGCAAGCTCTTGTTATTGAAAACCTCTTAGAGGATTTACATTTACTATTCGTGACCAATAATATTTTTAGTATAGTCAATGAAAAAGTTGAATCCCCTGAAAAATCACTTCTTGTTGGACCATCACGGGTGTTCTATCACGAGTACTCTGAAGTTCAATGTCATTTAGTTGACATTGATATGTCCGGGGACATGCTTCCCGAGGAGATTGCGAATCATATTATTGCAGAAAGCAACATTTCAACTCATGGCAATCTGGTGGTTTATCGTGGTGGTAGTCGCTGGGAGGAAGACTACAAATCAGTCAACCTGAAACCGGATGACTCTGGTATACCCGCAACCTTCAATGATGATGGAACCTATTTGATCACAGGAGGGCTGGGTGGTTTAGGGATGCTAATTGCAGGCCAAGTATCGGAAGTATCAAATGCCAGTTTAATACTCACTTACCGCACAGGATTACCTCCCCGTGAAGAGTGGAATTCATGGATTCAGACGCACCCGGTGGATGATCCCGTGAGTGAAAAAATAGCTGGTATCTTACGTTTGGAAGAGAGAGGTAACCAGGTTCATTTGGTTGAGGTTGATGTTTGCAACTATGCTGATATGCGCGATATGTTGTTTCAATTCCCACGTATCGATGGTGTTTTTCATACAGCAGGTATAGCAGGTGGCGGCATTATTCCGTTTAAGACTGATCAGGAGTGCGCTAGTGTCTTAGACCCGAAAATACTGGGCTGCCTGATCTTAGATGATCTGATGAAAGATTATCAGCCAGAATTCTTTATCCTCTTCTCATCAATTACTTCAATTTTAGGTGACGAGGCTCGTATTGATTACTGTTCTGGTAATGCATTTATGGATGTATTTTCGCAGTATCGAAATCAGCGCCGATCGGGTCGTACTGTTTCTCTCAACTGGGGGAAGTGGGGGATGTTGGTATGGCTGTTCGCTGGGGAAAAGAGTTAA
- a CDS encoding phosphopantetheine-binding protein translates to MAVRWGKELKEKTKEVSHGDSEVTHGDLLSLIDAKAMQEVYQVNLEVQKDWVLNEHYLSGQPTLVGTTILSLLNELITQFKPQQDLQVKSLLLTKPVIYHNKWPRVMHLFVNSDSNGYSFSLRSRGVLDLSWQEHAIGNIGRHSDSTDVLVESLDSIRSRCVTKLAYEPIGTDFMNAITGESFLSLSRRWDNHKEIFQGDDEWLIRKELSSEYQGDFERYPYHPAVVDAMSIRCLNYITSENFLPISYGKITYLGSLSEDCYVHIKLKQAYQPQDSTIIMDIVFLSAQSEPLLLLENYTLVKMSQDNQVGGSNKKPIDVAVKVDVSDKDILFFEGVEAFKRQLLHLEFDQLVVVTSDLDQLIYEAIPEQDEVLVMEDVDDISNGHTRPNLSVEYTAPENEIEKEVVKVWQSILGISGIGVNDNFVELGGNSLLAVQIVSKVSSLFEVDIRVDLFYQDQTVKGLSTLILQEFETLLQGA, encoded by the coding sequence ATGGCTGTTCGCTGGGGAAAAGAGTTAAAAGAGAAAACCAAAGAGGTGAGTCATGGTGATTCTGAAGTAACCCATGGAGATTTATTAAGCCTGATTGATGCTAAAGCTATGCAGGAGGTATATCAGGTTAACCTGGAAGTACAAAAAGACTGGGTACTCAATGAGCACTACTTGTCGGGCCAACCGACTTTGGTGGGTACAACTATTCTTTCACTCTTAAACGAGTTGATCACTCAGTTCAAGCCTCAGCAGGATCTCCAAGTTAAAAGCTTGCTGTTAACTAAGCCTGTGATTTATCACAATAAATGGCCGCGGGTCATGCATTTGTTTGTAAACTCAGATAGCAATGGCTATAGCTTCAGTTTGAGAAGCCGGGGTGTGTTGGATCTTAGCTGGCAAGAGCATGCAATAGGTAATATCGGTCGACATAGTGACTCGACGGATGTGCTTGTAGAATCACTTGATAGTATTCGTTCCCGTTGTGTAACCAAGCTTGCTTACGAGCCGATTGGGACTGACTTTATGAATGCCATCACGGGTGAAAGCTTTCTGTCACTGAGTCGACGATGGGATAATCATAAAGAAATATTTCAGGGAGATGATGAATGGCTGATCCGCAAAGAGTTAAGCTCTGAATACCAAGGTGACTTTGAGCGCTATCCTTACCATCCGGCTGTTGTGGACGCGATGTCTATTCGTTGCCTTAACTATATTACCAGCGAAAATTTCTTGCCCATTAGCTATGGAAAGATCACTTATTTAGGATCGCTAAGCGAAGACTGTTACGTACATATCAAGCTGAAACAGGCTTACCAACCTCAAGATAGTACGATCATCATGGATATTGTTTTCCTTTCTGCTCAAAGCGAGCCATTGCTATTGTTAGAAAATTACACTCTAGTCAAGATGAGTCAGGATAACCAAGTCGGAGGTTCAAACAAAAAGCCAATAGATGTCGCGGTGAAAGTCGATGTGTCAGACAAGGACATTTTGTTCTTCGAGGGCGTGGAGGCCTTTAAACGTCAGCTATTACATCTTGAGTTTGATCAGCTCGTCGTAGTGACGAGCGATCTTGACCAGTTAATTTATGAGGCCATTCCAGAGCAAGATGAAGTGTTGGTCATGGAGGATGTCGATGATATATCTAATGGGCATACCCGACCTAATCTGTCTGTAGAATATACTGCACCTGAAAATGAGATTGAAAAGGAAGTTGTTAAGGTGTGGCAGTCCATATTGGGTATTTCGGGTATTGGGGTTAACGATAATTTTGTAGAGCTTGGTGGTAACTCTTTATTGGCGGTACAGATTGTATCCAAAGTGTCTTCACTTTTTGAAGTTGATATTCGAGTTGACTTGTTCTATCAAGATCAAACCGTAAAGGGGTTATCTACATTAATTCTGCAAGAGTTTGAAACTCTGTTGCAAGGTGCATAA